The Mycolicibacterium hassiacum DSM 44199 genome includes a window with the following:
- a CDS encoding ammonium transporter produces MDTGTTAFMLSCIIALTLMIPGLALFYGGMVSVKSSLNMMMMTFSAAALVGVLWVLFGFSMVFGTSYGGLIGNVTEFAGLRDLAEAMTTVDGLPVSLFALFQALFAAITVALVSGAAADRMKFSAWMVFAGVWAVLVYFPAAHWVFAFDGVVTENSVGGWIANKLGALDFAGGTAVHINAGAAALAVAIVLGKSVWFGSRKPHNVPLTLLGAGLLWAGWYAFNGGSALAAGTSASIVMVTTFVCTCSAVLAWLAVEKIKTGHVTGVGAASGAITGLVAITPACGSVTPVGAIFVGLISGAICVYAVGLKERFGYDDSLDVVGVHLVGGLVGTLLIGFFASETMPGGVNGLLYGGGIDQLWRQAVAAGAVMIYSFVVAYLIALAIKKTMGIRISPEEEEQGIDAKFHGDWAYELQSA; encoded by the coding sequence ATGGACACTGGGACCACAGCTTTCATGCTGAGCTGCATCATCGCGCTCACGCTGATGATCCCCGGGCTCGCGCTGTTCTACGGCGGCATGGTGTCGGTCAAGAGCTCGCTCAACATGATGATGATGACCTTCAGCGCCGCCGCCCTGGTCGGCGTCCTCTGGGTCTTGTTCGGCTTCTCGATGGTGTTCGGCACCTCGTACGGCGGCCTGATCGGCAACGTCACCGAGTTCGCCGGCCTACGGGATCTGGCCGAGGCCATGACCACCGTCGACGGCCTTCCGGTCAGCCTGTTCGCGCTCTTCCAGGCGTTGTTCGCGGCCATCACCGTCGCCCTGGTCTCCGGCGCGGCGGCCGACCGGATGAAGTTCAGCGCCTGGATGGTGTTCGCCGGGGTGTGGGCGGTGCTGGTCTACTTCCCGGCCGCGCACTGGGTGTTCGCCTTCGACGGGGTGGTCACCGAGAACTCGGTCGGCGGCTGGATCGCCAACAAGCTCGGCGCCCTGGACTTCGCCGGTGGTACGGCGGTGCACATCAACGCCGGTGCGGCCGCGCTGGCGGTGGCGATCGTGCTCGGCAAGTCGGTCTGGTTCGGCAGCCGCAAACCGCACAACGTCCCGCTGACGCTGCTGGGCGCGGGTCTGCTGTGGGCCGGCTGGTACGCGTTCAACGGCGGTTCGGCGCTGGCGGCCGGCACCTCGGCGTCGATCGTGATGGTCACCACCTTCGTCTGCACCTGCTCGGCGGTGCTGGCCTGGCTGGCCGTCGAGAAGATCAAGACCGGCCACGTCACCGGTGTCGGCGCGGCATCGGGTGCCATCACCGGCCTGGTCGCGATCACCCCGGCCTGCGGTTCGGTCACCCCGGTCGGCGCGATCTTCGTCGGCCTCATCTCGGGCGCGATCTGCGTGTACGCCGTCGGCCTCAAGGAGCGCTTCGGCTACGACGACAGCCTCGACGTGGTCGGCGTGCACCTGGTCGGCGGGTTGGTCGGCACCCTGCTGATCGGCTTCTTCGCCAGCGAGACCATGCCGGGCGGTGTCAACGGCCTGCTCTACGGCGGCGGCATCGACCAGCTGTGGCGCCAGGCGGTCGCCGCGGGTGCGGTGATGATCTACTCCTTCGTCGTCGCCTACCTCATCGCGCTCGCCATCAAGAAGACGATGGGCATCCGCATCTCGCCCGAGGAAGAGGAACAGGGCATCGACGCCAAGTTCCACGGCGACTGGGCCTACGAGTTGCAGTCCGCCTGA